A DNA window from Streptococcus mutans contains the following coding sequences:
- a CDS encoding PTS system mannose/fructose/sorbose family transporter subunit IID, producing the protein MSERIQLSKSDRHKVWWRSTFLQGSWNYERMQNLGWAYALIPAIKKLYKNKEDRAAALERHLEFFNTHPYIAAPILGVTLALEEEKSNGTKVDDAAIQGIKIGMMGPLAGIGDPVFWFVLRPTLGALGASLAISGNILGPIIFFFAWNIIRMAFLWYTQEFGYKAGTEITKDLSGGILKNITKGASILGMFVIGALVQRWVTINFALKLPSTKLTNDNGATYIQFPKDSEVIHSGQLQKILQGVKDNLSLTNVKVETLQDQLDKLLPGLMALLLTLLCMWLLKKKVSPIVMILGLFVVGIVAHVIGLM; encoded by the coding sequence ATGTCAGAAAGAATTCAACTATCAAAATCTGATCGTCATAAAGTATGGTGGCGTTCAACCTTCCTGCAAGGTTCTTGGAACTATGAACGGATGCAAAATTTAGGTTGGGCATATGCTTTGATTCCAGCTATCAAAAAACTTTATAAAAACAAAGAAGATCGTGCTGCCGCCCTTGAGCGTCATTTGGAATTTTTCAATACTCATCCATATATTGCTGCTCCTATCTTAGGAGTAACACTTGCTTTGGAAGAAGAGAAATCAAACGGTACCAAAGTGGATGATGCTGCTATTCAGGGAATTAAAATCGGTATGATGGGACCATTAGCCGGTATCGGAGATCCCGTTTTCTGGTTTGTTCTTCGCCCAACACTGGGTGCCCTTGGGGCTTCTCTTGCAATATCAGGAAACATCCTAGGACCAATCATCTTCTTCTTTGCTTGGAACATTATCCGTATGGCTTTCTTATGGTATACACAAGAGTTTGGCTATAAAGCAGGGACAGAAATTACTAAAGATCTCTCAGGAGGGATTCTCAAAAATATTACTAAGGGGGCTTCAATCCTCGGTATGTTTGTTATTGGGGCACTTGTTCAGCGTTGGGTAACGATTAATTTCGCGCTGAAACTCCCATCAACTAAATTAACGAATGATAATGGAGCCACTTATATACAATTCCCTAAAGACAGCGAAGTTATTCATAGTGGTCAGCTTCAAAAGATACTTCAAGGTGTTAAAGATAATTTAAGCTTAACAAATGTAAAAGTGGAAACTTTACAAGATCAATTGGATAAATTACTTCCAGGTTTGATGGCTCTTCTACTTACACTTCTTTGTATGTGGTTGCTTAAGAAAAAAGTTTCTCCAATTGTAATGATTCTTGGACTGTTCGTTGTAGGTATTGTTGCACACGTCATTGGATTGATGTAA
- a CDS encoding PTS mannose/fructose/sorbose transporter subunit IIC, protein MSVISIILVLIIAFLAGLDGILDQFQFHQPLVSCTLIGLASGHTVAGIMLGGTLQFLALGWANIGAAVAPDVALASTAAAVIMIKGGDFSQKGITIAYGVAVPLAIAGLALTMVVRAISIGIVHGADAAAKNGNIRAVERSHYFALLLQGLRIVFPVALLLALPANHVKSILEAIPSWLSDGMTIGGGMVVAVGYAMILNMMATREVWPFFIIGFVLAAIPDTQITLFGLGMIGVALAMIYIALTNQTGRNSSSGQASSSSNDPIGDILEDY, encoded by the coding sequence ATGTCAGTTATTTCTATTATTTTGGTCCTCATCATCGCCTTCCTTGCAGGTCTTGATGGTATCTTGGACCAATTTCAATTCCACCAACCACTTGTATCTTGTACCTTGATTGGTTTAGCATCTGGTCACACAGTTGCAGGTATTATGCTTGGGGGAACCTTGCAATTTCTTGCTCTTGGTTGGGCAAATATCGGTGCTGCTGTTGCTCCTGATGTCGCACTCGCTTCAACTGCAGCGGCAGTCATTATGATTAAAGGAGGAGATTTTTCACAAAAAGGTATTACCATTGCCTATGGTGTTGCAGTCCCTCTTGCTATTGCCGGTCTTGCACTAACAATGGTGGTACGCGCTATTTCAATTGGTATCGTCCATGGAGCCGATGCTGCCGCAAAGAATGGTAATATTCGTGCTGTTGAACGCTCACATTATTTTGCTCTTCTTCTTCAAGGTCTTCGTATCGTTTTCCCTGTTGCCCTGCTTCTTGCACTCCCCGCTAATCATGTTAAATCAATACTGGAAGCTATCCCTAGTTGGCTATCTGATGGTATGACTATTGGCGGTGGTATGGTAGTCGCCGTAGGTTATGCAATGATCCTTAACATGATGGCTACAAGAGAAGTCTGGCCATTCTTTATTATCGGTTTTGTTCTCGCCGCTATCCCAGATACACAAATTACTTTGTTTGGACTTGGTATGATAGGTGTAGCACTTGCCATGATTTATATCGCCCTTACTAATCAAACTGGTAGAAACAGTAGTAGTGGACAAGCGTCTTCCAGTTCAAACGATCCAATTGGCGATATCTTAGAGGATTACTAG